A genome region from Tenebrio molitor chromosome 4, icTenMoli1.1, whole genome shotgun sequence includes the following:
- the LOC138128601 gene encoding uncharacterized protein isoform X2: MKQNNLLTLWDIRKKHTMNFMSKLPVDIYQTAKVSKILTLMEKGTLPVQYKGKALADINFDFNSEFAQEEDLEIPAVSTEDNENDHENNEFPSTSRDMAKSCSKDDEIVKNRRNPPEIFEGYESEDEIPKKKMTEKQPKSKKGWSDEEIELIKKYFMSNIKTKRYPSGQEIKDFIKKTKTTRTVAVIKSKMQHLMRLNSKD, from the exons ATGAAGCAAAACAATTTGCTAACTTTATGGGACATACGGAAAAAACACACAATGAATTTTATGAGTAA gTTGCCTGTTGATATATATCAAACTGCAAAAGTCTCCAAGATACTCACTTTAATGGAAAAGGGAACATTACCGGTGCAGTATAAGGGAAAAGCGTTAGCagatattaattttgattttaattctgaGTTTGCCCAAGAAGAAGAcc TGGAAATTCCAGCCGTGAGTACGGAAGATAATGAAAATGATCATGAGAATAACGAATTTCCAAGTACCTCAAGAGATATGGCAAAGAGTTGTTCTAAGGATGATGAAATTGTGAAGAACCGTAGGAATCCACCTGAAATATTCGAAG GGTATGAGAGTGAAGATGAGAttccaaaaaagaaaatgacagaaaaacaGCCTAAATCTAAGAAAG GTTGGTCTGATGAAGAAAttgaattaatcaaaaaatattttatgtcaaATATCAAGACAAAGCGCTATCCTTCGGGACAAGAGATAAAAGACTTTATCAAAAAAACTAAAACCACAAGGACTGTGGCAGTCATTAAGTCAAAAATGCAACATTTAATGCGGTTGAATAGCAAAGATTAA
- the LOC138128601 gene encoding uncharacterized protein isoform X1 gives MRHLKRHHSDEDEVRKIFRLPKNSKERRQAFALLRNETNFDLFIQGEERPYRMRSKENVSTKLLYSPCPYCKGLYLRNYLRRHAKNCHYQKHSINKKRDKPNYLGDSQTLTACAMDPTKVISKLNIKNQVFSKMKGDAVAFEAKKDLLIAHFGESYLKKHKREGLTYACSNRMRELSRLLICFREIIGVSDKKYQFKDILCPKHFDNVILAARQIAGYNHEKKVFKAPSLAMHLGTSLKLACDELIHLILRQSKGYTCQSDTQSAEWLQDVRNFKELVQSRWNVELASLANKDLMEKRWEKPLLLPLVSDIQKFRDKTIQMAKECQEKLLQNNYNVQAYKTLVHCSLALLILFNRRRIGDVQYLKVKDYLADKRSNTKDFENALTEAEKILTTKYKRVINSGKGSRAVVILVPEMIQTFIKLLLQHRDKFILDADNQYVFAIPGSTIKWGKGDIAIKTLTKKMELQHPETISSNKLRKQIATVMQILNLTKDEAKQFANFMGHTEKTHNEFYELPVDIYQTAKVSKILTLMEKGTLPVQYKGKALADINFDFNSEFAQEEDLEIPAVSTEDNENDHENNEFPSTSRDMAKSCSKDDEIVKNRRNPPEIFEGYESEDEIPKKKMTEKQPKSKKGWSDEEIELIKKYFMSNIKTKRYPSGQEIKDFIKKTKTTRTVAVIKSKMQHLMRLNSKD, from the exons atgaggCACCTAAAAAGACATCATTCCGATGAGGATGAAGTTCGCAAGATTTTTCGGTTACCAAAAAACAGTAAAGAGAGGCGACAAGCTTTTGCTTTATTGAGAAATGAGACAAATTTTGATCTATTTATTCAAGGAGAAGAGAGACCTTACCGAATGCGTtctaaagaaaatgtttcaacaAAACTTTTGTATTCACCATGCCCCTACTGCAAAGGATTGTATTTAAGAAACTATTTGAGAAGACATGCAAAAAATTGTCACTACCAGAAACattcaataaacaaaaaaagagacaAACCAAATTATTTAGGAGATTCACAAACCCTAACTGCTTGTGCCATGGATCCAacaaaagtaatttcaaaattaaacattaaaaaccaggttttttcaaaaatgaaggGAGATGCAGTCGCTTTTGAAGCAAAGAAAGATCTGCTTATTGCCCATTTTGGCGAATCATATCTCAAAAAACACAAACGAGAAGGGCTGACGTATGCGTGCAGTAATAGAATGAGAGAACTTTCTCGTCTTCTTATTTGTTTCAGAGAAATTATAGGAGTAAGTGACAAAAAATATCAGTTTAAGGATATACTTTGCCCGAAACATTTTGATAACGTGATACTTGCTGCACGACAAATTGCTGGTTACAACCATGAAAAAAAAGTCTTCAAAGCACCTAGTCTAGCCATGCACTTAGGGACCTCATTAAAATTAGCTTGCGACGAACTTATTCATTTAATTCTCAGACAAAGTAAAGGATACACATGCCAGTCAGATACCCAGTCTGCAGAGTGGTTACAAGATGTCAGGAATTTCAAAGAGTTGGTTCAGTCGCGTTGGAATGTGGAGTTAGCATCTCTAGCAAATAAGGATTTAATGGAGAAACGATGGGAAAAACCTCTTCTTTTGCCACTTGTGAGTGATATTCAAAAATTTCGCGACAAAACAATACAAATGGCTAAGGAATGTCAAGAGAAATTACTTCAGAATAACTACAACGTTCAAGCTTATAAAACACTGGTGCACTGTTCATTAGCATTATTAATACTTTTTAACAGAAGACGCATTGGTGACgttcaatatttaaaagtcAAGGATTACCTTGCGGATAAAAGAAGCAATACAaaagattttgaaaatgcTTTGACAgaagcagaaaaaatattaacaacaaaatataaaagaGTCATAAACAGTGGAAAAGGGAGCAGAGCTGTCGTAATTTTAGTACCAGAAATGATtcaaacatttattaaattgttactACAGCATCGAGATAAATTTATTCTTGATGCAGATAATCAATATGTTTTTGCCATTCCGGGAAGTACCATAAAGTGGGGAAAAGGAGACATAGCCATTAAAAcgcttacaaaaaaaatggagCTTCAACATCCCGAAACTATTTCAAGTAATAAACTGCGTAAACAAATTGCCACAGTTATgcagattttaaatttgacgaAAGATGAAGCAAAACAATTTGCTAACTTTATGGGACATACGGAAAAAACACACAATGAATTTTATGA gTTGCCTGTTGATATATATCAAACTGCAAAAGTCTCCAAGATACTCACTTTAATGGAAAAGGGAACATTACCGGTGCAGTATAAGGGAAAAGCGTTAGCagatattaattttgattttaattctgaGTTTGCCCAAGAAGAAGAcc TGGAAATTCCAGCCGTGAGTACGGAAGATAATGAAAATGATCATGAGAATAACGAATTTCCAAGTACCTCAAGAGATATGGCAAAGAGTTGTTCTAAGGATGATGAAATTGTGAAGAACCGTAGGAATCCACCTGAAATATTCGAAG GGTATGAGAGTGAAGATGAGAttccaaaaaagaaaatgacagaaaaacaGCCTAAATCTAAGAAAG GTTGGTCTGATGAAGAAAttgaattaatcaaaaaatattttatgtcaaATATCAAGACAAAGCGCTATCCTTCGGGACAAGAGATAAAAGACTTTATCAAAAAAACTAAAACCACAAGGACTGTGGCAGTCATTAAGTCAAAAATGCAACATTTAATGCGGTTGAATAGCAAAGATTAA